A stretch of Calditrichota bacterium DNA encodes these proteins:
- a CDS encoding PTS sugar transporter subunit IIA: MQLNDLLKKENIKIPLEARERDFAIKELIGLMDGQINDSELAFNAVLEREKIMTTGVGNGIAIPHCKHQSCPDFTVALGVAETEIDFASIDNKKVKLVFVLLGPENSPAIHIKLLSRISRLMSNEQIRDQLLSCATAEEAFQLIKSEEENFPEIE, from the coding sequence ATGCAGCTAAACGATTTACTAAAAAAAGAAAATATCAAAATCCCCCTGGAAGCGAGAGAGCGTGATTTCGCAATAAAAGAGCTTATTGGGCTGATGGATGGACAGATAAATGATAGTGAGTTGGCTTTTAATGCTGTATTGGAACGAGAAAAAATAATGACTACAGGGGTCGGCAACGGTATCGCCATCCCACATTGTAAACATCAATCTTGCCCGGATTTTACAGTTGCGCTGGGCGTTGCAGAAACAGAGATTGATTTCGCTTCAATCGATAATAAAAAGGTAAAATTGGTGTTTGTACTTCTCGGCCCTGAAAACAGCCCGGCAATTCATATTAAATTATTAAGCCGCATATCCCGGTTAATGAGCAACGAGCAGATTCGTGACCAATTATTATCCTGTGCTACTGCTGAAGAGGCTTTCCAACTTATCAAATCTGAAGAAGAAAATTTCCCGGAAATTGAATAA